Genomic DNA from Leptotrichia wadei:
CCAGAAAACTTTAAGGAAATAAGTGATTATGCTGGAGCAAGGGAAGAATTCATGCAATTAAACGGATTTGACTTTGACAATGTAGATTACGATGCTGATCTTGATTTAGAAGAATTAGCAAAATTAAGACCTTAATTTTAAAGATTTACAAAAATAAAATTTATAAAATAAAAAAAAATTAGACTATCTTGATTTAGAATAAAAATTAATCTTTTCAAATAGTCTTTTTTATTTTTATTAAATCTCCACCATAATTTCGCTTTTTAAATCAAATTCCATTCTCAAAAACTTTTTCCAGCTTTCCAAAACTTTTTTATACTCTTCAAACTTACAGCTCCACAGCGGATATTCCTCACAAATCCCAAAAATTGTATGCTCAAATTCCACTTTATTCTTATCAATTTTATGCTGAAAAGCTTGACCATCCCAAGTAGTTTCACGTAATTCCCCACTTTCAATTTGTTTCAATTTAGGCAATAGAATATCAATTATTTTCGTGTCTGGGAAATCTTCCATTATTCCAGTTATTAAATATTTTGTATATTCTTTTTTCTTTTTTTCTAAATATCTGTTTTTTTTCTTATTTTTTTCTATTTCTAGTTCAGAAAATTTTATTTCTGGAAATGCAGTCAGCCCAAAATCTTCATCATCATAATAGCCAAATTTTATAATCATTATGCTTTTCCTTTCTTCAAACTAATTTTTAATGGTTTTCATAAACTGGATAAGCTGTTATTCTAGGACTTTTATAACCTCGAATTAAAACTCCGCTTTTGCTAATTCCTTGCCACATATTGCTATCTCTGCCCTTTAAATCTTTTCTGTTTTCCCAGGCCGAATTTATTTCATCAATAATTCTAGCTTCATCCCAATTTTCTGGAAATATCGTATTTACACCGCCATTAGACGTTTTTGACTGCCAAGTTCCGTCCTTCTTCCTTACTTCGATGCTTGCCCGATATACTCCATTTTTCGCTGGACTCCCAATTTTTTTCACAATTCTGACATCTCCACGTAAAAGCGAATGTCCTCCCGTAACTTTTCCTTGCGAATTTTCATCCCCGCCAATTACGTGTTCGTAATCAATTTTATATTTTTTGTTTTCTAATTTTTTATCGCTTTTATATTGTTTTTCAGCAATATTTTTCTTATTCTTATTTTTTTTATTATTTTCCCATTTAGCAAATTTACTGCTTTTTTCATCTTGTGCAACAAATCCTTTTGAAAAATCATTTTTTATTTTATTACTGTTTCTTCCAAAATACATTTTTCCAAGTCCAAATAGTACAACAATAATAAGCAACAGTATTTTTGTTAATCTATTTCTGTTCATTTTATAAACTTCTCCTTTTCATATTTCAATTTGAGCATATTATATCAAAGTTATACTTTAAAATCAATAGAACTCTATTTTAATGTTTTACAAAAGATTTTTTTAGTGATATAATATTGACATATTATTAAAACATATTTTAATTTTTTTAAAATAAATTAAATTAATTAAGTTTTAGAATAAAAATATTTAAACAAATTATGGAGGTTTTTATGAGAAGTTTGTCTGGTATTCAACCCAGCGGTATTTTACATATTGGGAACTATTTTGGAGCTATTAAGCAATTTGTAAAATTGCAAGATAAATATGAAGGTTTCTATTTTTTAGCAAATTATCATGCTCTGACATCTTCGCCAAAAGGGGAAGATTTAAAATCTAACACAATAAACGTAATTTTAGATTATTTGGCTTTGGGTCTAGATCCTAAAAAATCCACATTATTTTTACAGTCGGATGTGCCTGAACATACAGAATTATCTTGGATTTTATCAAATATTTCTCCAATGGGACTATTGGAAAGAGCTCATTCATATAAAGATAAGGTTGCAAAAGGAATTAAGCCAAATGTAGGACTATTTACTTATCCAATACTTATGGCAGCTGATATTTTAATGTACTCACCTGATATTGTGCCTGTTGGGAAAGATCAGAAGCAGCATGTGGAAATAACTCGTGATATTGCCATTAAATTCAATGAAACTTACGGAAAGGAAATTTTTAAATTACCAAAGGAAAAAATCGTTGAAAACGTAGCAACTGTGCCAGGAACAGACGGTGATAAAATGAGTAAATCCTATGGAAACGTAATAAATATGTTCGGTTCAAAAAAATCATTGAAAAAACAAATTATGAACATTGTAACAGATTCAACACCTTTGGAAGAGCCAAAAGATCCTGACAATAACATCACGAAATTATATGCCCTTTTTGCAACAGAAGCAGAAGTAGAAGCATTAAAAGAAAAATTCAGAGCAGGAAACTTTGGATATGGACATGCCAAAAATGAATTATTTGACAAATTTATGGATTATTTCACACCATTCCAGAAAAAACGTGAAGAGCTGGAAAATAATATGGATTATGTTTATGAAATTTTACATGAAGGTGCAGTTAAGGCTAGAAGTATTGCTACTGCCAAGATGGATGAAGTTAGAGATGTAGTTGGACTTTTGAAGAAAAATTATTAAAAGATGAAGTATTTAGAAAAGAATATGAAAGTCTTGAAGTAGAATTTCAAATTATAAAAGAAATTATTGAAGCAAGAAAAGATAAAAACATTACACAAAAGAAATTATCAGATTTAACTGGGATAATGCAAGAAGATGTAAGTAAAATAGAAAACGGAAATCCCAATCCTTCATTGAAAACATTAAAAAAATTGGCTGCCACATTTGGTAAAAAATTAGTGATTTCATTTGAATAAAAAAAATGAAAGGAAATTAATATATGAAAAAATTAATTATATTATCAATATTATTGACAACTCTTTCATGTGGTTTAAATAATAAAGGTAATAATGATAAAAAATCAGAAAAAAATTCTGTGGAAAAAGTAAGGACTTCAGAACAAGAAGTAAAAGAAATGGTTGAATTATGGAATAAAGCTTCAAGTAATGGGGACTTTACAGTTTTGGAAAATATGCTTGCAGATAAAGTTGAATATTATCAGCAAACAGTTACAAGGGATTACTATATTAAAGATCAAAAGAAATTCTTTGAAAAGAATCCTGTTTACGGACAAGTAATTAAAGGTGACATTAATATTCAACAAATTTCAGATACACAATATAAAGCAGAATTTGTAAAAGAAGTTACAACTAAAAAAGGAACGAAAGATTATCCATCTTATTTAGTTTTCAAAAAAATAGGAGATGAATGGAAATTAATTTTAGAAAGTGATACAGTTTCTGATGCAAATATTGAGAAAAAGAAAAAACAAAAAACAGAAAGTCCTAATAAATCAACATATTATTATGGAGATAATCAAACTTTAATTGGAACATTTGATATAAAGAAAATATTTGTAGAAGACGGAGCAGCAAATGAAAACGGAAAAACTATTTATCCATATTTTTTATTTTTGAGTTCACCAATAAAAGTAGTTCCTTCAGTTGCAAATGATTCTGAAAATGTAGTTGAAACAGGAGTAACTGAATTACACTTAGTTCTTGATGAAAATTTAATTAACTATTTAAAATCAAATCAAGCATATGGTAAAAAAGTTAAAATGACAGGAGAGTTATTTCATTCGCAGACTATACATCATCAGTCTGCTGTTTTAATGAATGTTAAAAATATAGAAATATTAAATTAATTCATGAAAATATAAAATGAAAAGACTGACTGCTAAAAATCAAGTAACTACGTTTGAAAAAATTTAATATTATTTTCTATTAGACCAATGAATTTGTTATAAACTTTATTTTACAAGAAGTCTTAATCCCTTGCAAAAAAATTCATAACTAGTCTGCTATTTAAATAAAAAAGGCACGCTCAGGTGTCTTTTTTTGAACTTTAAATTTTTTTACTACTTCTATGTATACTAATTTTTTATAAGACTTGCATTAATTATAGCATACAAATTTTTAGCATCTTTTTCAAATTTTACACTATATTTATAACCTTTTTCAGTTTTTTCTATATTTTCAGGTAATTTGTTAAATTCAAGTCCATTTTCTGCATTAATTAGAGTAATTTTTAAATTTCGTATATTTTTTGAAGGTTTATTTTGAAAAATTACATTTATATCAAGATTAATCGCTTTATTTTTTTCAGCCAGTATCTTTTCTTTTTCAGTTTCAGATAAATCTGTAACTTTTGAAGAAATTTTTACAATTTCAGGCTTTTCTGGAGCTGCTCCTTCGCTATTTGTAAGTATCAATATTTTGTCATTTTGTCTAGTTTTGTTGGATATTTCAAATACGATTTTTTCAAAATTCTTAATGTCTTTCACTTTAATATTTTTTGCTTTCAGATCGAGTGTGTTTCCAGTTATTACATCAACAGGTTCAGGCTTATTGTCTTTTACATTTATATTACGACTTCCTCTTCCTCCAAATAATATGCTTTCTTTCCCAAACAATACAGAATTACTCTCTATTACGATTTTATTATTTATGACAGAACCTCTGTGGCTGTAACCGCCATAAACATTACCACCAATTTTCGAATCGCCTTTTATTATTATTTCATTATCACTTACTACTGAATTTTGTCCAGCACCACCATAGACGCTTCCACCTCTTACTGCTTTCACTCCATCTTTTTCCCAAAATCCATTTGTTGCCAAAACACCACCATTAATAATTACCTTGTTATTTTTTATTTTAGAAAATTTATTATCGTTGTCTTCTACTGCACCAAAAACACGTTCAAGAGGCTTTCCCCCTGAATTAATATAGACAGTATTCCCTTCAGGACTTGAAGAAATACCAAATGAATTTTCCAATTTTACAAATCCTAATGCTTGAGTAGCCTTATTATCTTTTGGATATGTCACCATTTCCTTTGCAGCAAGACTCATACTTAACATTGCAATTCCCGCTAAAATAATTAATCCCTTTTTTAATTGACTTCCCATTTTCATAATGTCCTCCTAGAAATAAATTATTTTCAAAATTAAATTTTGAATAAGTTTATATATATTTTACTCCTAATTAGTTTGATTGTCAATTATTAAGTTAATAAAAATATATTGAGAAACATTATACATTCAATTTCATTGATAAAAGAATTTTTGTATAACTATTTTTTTAAGTTTATGTTTTTAACTTCATATATTTTATTTATTTTTTAAATATTTTTTATAAACTTTCTTAAATTCCAAATCCTCATCAATATTCTCCAACTTTTTTTCAAATAAATCCATTCTATTTTTCATAGTTTTTTCAATCGAATGAAATTGTCTATATTCACTAATTTTAGCATGATTTCCACTTTGCAAGACTTCTGGAACAGTATAGCCGTCAATTTCCACAGGTCTTGTATACTGCGGAAATCCCAGAAGTCCATTATAAAATGAATCAGTTTCAAAGGATTCCTTTTTTATTACTCCTTCTTTTATACGAATTACAAAGTCCATGATTATAAGGGTCAGTAAATCTCCTCTGCTTAGAACGTAATCACCAATAGAAATTTCCTCATCTCCAAATTTATCAATTACTCTTTGAGCCAATCCTTCGTAATGCCGTAAATAAGGACAATTTCTTCTTCTTTTTTTAAATTCTGTAACTTTTTTAGATTAACTGTTTTCTTTACAGGGATAAAAAAAGAATAACTGATAACTATTCTAGTATTTATTTATTCTTATCTATATCACCACCTGTATATCCAAAAACATAATCCAAATTTATATTTCTCATTGAATTAAATACACTTTGCTTTACTCCTGGATTCTTTTCTTCAAGTTCAGCCAGCAGATTTTTCACTTCCCTACGTTTGCTTGAAGTTTTTCCAGCTTCAATTGTACATCCACAGTTCATTGCACGAATCCCATTTGTTTTTGTATAATCAATTATATCAGCTTCTTTTACGTAAATTAACGGACGAATCAATTCTAATTTTCCAGAAGTTGAGGGAACTTTTGGAGTCATTGTTTTCATTGTTCCAGCATAAAGCATATTTATAAGAGTCGTTTCAATTACATCATCAAAATGATGTCCAAGCGTCAATTTATTAAATCCAAGTTCTTCCACTTGTGTATACAAAATTCCACGCCGCATTTTAGCACATAAAAAGCACGGATAATCTTTAGCCTTTTCATTTGCAATTTCCCAAATATTTGTATCAATAATATCACAGTCAATATTTAGCTTATTCAAATTATTTTTAAAATTATCCAAATCAGAATTTCTAAATCCTGGATTCAGACTGACTGCCTTAAATTCAAAATTTTTCCGTCTATCTTTTTTTAATTCCTGAAATAATTTTACCAAAAGTAAACTGTCCTTTCCGCCAGAAACACCAATCGCAATTTTATCTCCATTTTGAATCATATCAAAATCACTAATTGCCTTCAAAAATTTTGACCAAATACTTTTTTTATAAGTTGTCACTATACTTTTTTCAATTTCCTCCACATCCTTCATCGGACAATCTGGAAGGATTGCTTCACATACTAAATTTACCACTTTCTTTCTCCTTTAACATTTATACTTTTTTTATTTTTAAATAATAGATTAAAATCCTCGTTAAATTTTTACATCTTCAATTTCAAGCAAAAATAATAAAAAGCTGTCATAGATAAGAATTTCACTCCTTATTTTAAGACAACTTTTTATACTAAAGATTTCTTTTCTTATTCATTTAAATTCCCAAATTTTGATATATTTTACTAACTACATGCCCAATTTCTACCATTTTATCTAATTATTTAGTTAATATTAAATAACTTCCGCATTTGTAGCTTTAAAATTTATTTTTTTATTTTCTTTATTAATTACATTTCCATATTTATCTTCTATATAATGTATTTTTTCAATAAGCCCTTCATCTCGGGAATCAATCCTAAATGCTGCTTTATATTCTTCCAAAGCCTTTTTGTGCCGTCCCATATGCTCATACTTTCTAGCAAAATCAATATGTGCAATATACATATCAAAATCAAGGAATATTGCAAGGTCATAACAATCAACTGCTTCAGATATTTTGCCTTTTCTTGAATAAATATTTCCCAAAAGGAACAAAATAAACGGCTCATCTTTTGTACTTACATCAAGTGCCCTATTAAAGTTTTCTTCAGCTTTGTCAAGTTCTTCATTTTCATAATACAAATAACCTAAAAAAGCTCGTATTTCAATTTCATTTGGCTGTAAATTTACTAATTTTTCATAAATTTCAATTGCCTTGTTGTTTTCCTTTAATGCATGATAAATAGAAGCCAATGTTTTTAATACTTCCACATTGTCTGGATTATTTTTTATTTTTTCTAAATTTTCTTTAAGAAGCTGTTTATTATTTTCGTTGTATCTTATTTCTCTAAAAATCAATGTTTCTAACATTATTTCCCACTGCTACTATATCTATTCTTAATTAAAACATCATTTTTTTCTTAATTAAATAGCCTGTATTAATGTAGCATCTCCTTTCTTTTTTTCCTTAATTTTCACAAAAGTTTCAAAAATTATCTAAAATCTAATAAAAAATCTATAATTTGGAGAATTTATAATTTTAGGTTAGCTTTAAGTTGAATATTTTAATCATAATTTATGTAATAATTTAAAATTATAAAATTGATAATTAAATTTTTTAAACTATAGAATTTATATTTGATTAAAATAAAAATTATAGAGTTGCATAAATATATTTAAATTTCTTAACTTATTTTATCACAAATAACGATTTTAGTAAATAACATTATTCAGAAAATTTTTTCTACTCTTTTAAATTAAGATTAAAGAAGTAAATAAAATGGGGATTTTAAATATTATTTCAATTTAACCAGTTTGTTTTTCGCCTCTTGACTTCCAGACTTTATAGCCTTTTCATAATATTCTCTAGCTTCTTTTGTGCTTTTTTCTACACCTTTTCCGTTTGCATACAAATCTCCAAGTGCTTCATACATTGGGGCTGCCGTCTTATCTATTCTGTCTTCTGCTTTTTTATAAAACTCTATTGATTTTGCATAATCTCCAACTTTTTCATAAAGCTTTCCAAGTTTATAACTTGAAACTAAATCTCCGCTGCTATCCCCAATTTCATAGTAAAATTCCGCATCATCCAGGCTCTTTTTGACTCCAAGTCCATTTTCAGACATTATTCCCAAATATCTAGGTCCTTGTGCATCTCCACCATCAACAGAACTTGAAAATGATGAAAATGCTTTTTTATAATCTTTTTTTACCCCCAAGCCTTCCAAATAAAGAATTCCAATATTTCTCATTGCACGATAATTCTTATTTTCAGCGGCTTTTTTACTCCATTCCATAGATTTTTTATAATCTGCCTTAATTCCATCTCCCTGAAGATATATTTCACCAAGTTCAGCTTGTGCTTCCGTATCCCCTTTTTTAGCCTTTTCTGTCAATTCCTTAATTTTATCATTCATTTTATTTTCCAAAGTTACATTATTTTGGGAATTTCTTGCTCTTTTATTCTTCTTTCCGCAACTAAATACCAAAATTAATATTAATGTTGCAATAATATACTTTTTTTTCATAATTTCCTTCTTTCTATTTCTATTATTACTTTTTTGCTAAACTTTTTAATTTTTAATTCAATAACTTGTTTTTTTACAATCTATGTTACTTTAGCAAAAAATAAATTTTTTATTTTATGATGTTTATTTTATAATTAAGACTAATTTAAAATCAAACTCACAAGTTAACTGTCTTATTTAATTTATATCAATTTGACTTTAAAAAAATCCGAATATATTATAATTTTGAACTCGTATAGCTTACAAAAAATTTTAATAAATTATAATTCCCACAATAGCCGCAATTACTGTCAGTAATATTGGACTCATCTTCCACTTTAGCACAAGCGCCATTGACACAATAAATATCACAACACTTTTCCAATCAATAAAATTATTCTTATCAATTAATAACATCGCAGCTGCTAGAATCAATCCAACAACAACAATTTTAAGCCCAGCGAATGCATTGTCTATATATTTATTGTCTTGAAACTTTAAATAAAATTTACTAAAAAAAGACATTACAATAACTGACGGAAGAATTAATCCTATTGTTGCAACTGTTCCAGTTAAAATTCCATTCCAAACCCCTGCTTTATTCCCTACTAAATATCCAACATAAGTTGCTGAATTTAATGAAATTGGACCTGGAGTTACTTGAGAAATTGCCACAATATCTGTAAATTGCTGTATATTTACCCATTTATGAAAATCTACAACATCAGCCTGAATAAGCGGTAAAATCGCATATCCTCCACCAAAACTAAATAATCCTATCTTAAAAAATATAAAAAATAATATTAATAATATCATTTATTTCCCCTCCAAATCATCCAAACATTACCTAAAACAGCACCTAAAATAATCATCGCAATAGGCGGAAATTTCAAAAACACAACCATTGCTGCTACCAAAATTACAATCCACAATGTTTTACGATTAATTTTGGCTGATTTACCAATTGTATAAACACTCGCCGCAATTAATGCAACTACCATTGGTCTTATCGCTTTAAAAGCCTTTATTACATAAATATTATCCTGTATATTGCTAAATAACGAAGCTATAAGAAGAATTACTATAAATGATGGCAATGTCGAAGCTATAACCGTAACTGCTACTCCTAACATCTTTTTCATCTTATATCCTACAAAAACCGATATATTTACTGCTAATGCACCTGGTGAAGATTGTGCAAGAGCCAAAAGTTTGATAAATTCCTCTTCTTCAATCCACTTTTTTTTTACTACAATTTCAGCTTGAATAAGTGGAACCATAGCATACCCACCACCAAGAGTAAATGCACCAATTTTGAAGAAAATCCAAAATAATTCCAAATATACTTTCATCTTACTTTACTACCTTTCTAAATCATTTATTTTTCATTTTATCATAAATATCATAATATTACAAATATCCAAATAATTAAATATAAAACCAAAAAAGATAGCCAAATCTTGACTATCTCTCTAAAAATAACATATTTTACCTTTTGGAAAAAAATTCCTTTGCCAATTCCTTTAAATAAAACACATCAAAAATTCCACATAA
This window encodes:
- a CDS encoding EndoU domain-containing protein, translated to MNRNRLTKILLLIIVVLFGLGKMYFGRNSNKIKNDFSKGFVAQDEKSSKFAKWENNKKNKNKKNIAEKQYKSDKKLENKKYKIDYEHVIGGDENSQGKVTGGHSLLRGDVRIVKKIGSPAKNGVYRASIEVRKKDGTWQSKTSNGGVNTIFPENWDEARIIDEINSAWENRKDLKGRDSNMWQGISKSGVLIRGYKSPRITAYPVYENH
- a CDS encoding helix-turn-helix domain-containing protein, with amino-acid sequence MEARKDKNITQKKLSDLTGIMQEDVSKIENGNPNPSLKTLKKLAATFGKKLVISFE
- a CDS encoding tRNA 2-thiocytidine biosynthesis protein TtcA, yielding MVNLVCEAILPDCPMKDVEEIEKSIVTTYKKSIWSKFLKAISDFDMIQNGDKIAIGVSGGKDSLLLVKLFQELKKDRRKNFEFKAVSLNPGFRNSDLDNFKNNLNKLNIDCDIIDTNIWEIANEKAKDYPCFLCAKMRRGILYTQVEELGFNKLTLGHHFDDVIETTLINMLYAGTMKTMTPKVPSTSGKLELIRPLIYVKEADIIDYTKTNGIRAMNCGCTIEAGKTSSKRREVKNLLAELEEKNPGVKQSVFNSMRNINLDYVFGYTGGDIDKNK
- a CDS encoding chromate transporter → MILLILFFIFFKIGLFSFGGGYAILPLIQADVVDFHKWVNIQQFTDIVAISQVTPGPISLNSATYVGYLVGNKAGVWNGILTGTVATIGLILPSVIVMSFFSKFYLKFQDNKYIDNAFAGLKIVVVGLILAAAMLLIDKNNFIDWKSVVIFIVSMALVLKWKMSPILLTVIAAIVGIIIY
- a CDS encoding RNA methyltransferase produces the protein MAQRVIDKFGDEEISIGDYVLSRGDLLTLIIMDFVIRIKEGVIKKESFETDSFYNGLLGFPQYTRPVEIDGYTVPEVLQSGNHAKISEYRQFHSIEKTMKNRMDLFEKKLENIDEDLEFKKVYKKYLKNK
- a CDS encoding DUF4431 domain-containing protein; this translates as MKKLIILSILLTTLSCGLNNKGNNDKKSEKNSVEKVRTSEQEVKEMVELWNKASSNGDFTVLENMLADKVEYYQQTVTRDYYIKDQKKFFEKNPVYGQVIKGDINIQQISDTQYKAEFVKEVTTKKGTKDYPSYLVFKKIGDEWKLILESDTVSDANIEKKKKQKTESPNKSTYYYGDNQTLIGTFDIKKIFVEDGAANENGKTIYPYFLFLSSPIKVVPSVANDSENVVETGVTELHLVLDENLINYLKSNQAYGKKVKMTGELFHSQTIHHQSAVLMNVKNIEILN
- a CDS encoding tetratricopeptide repeat protein; translation: MKKKYIIATLILILVFSCGKKNKRARNSQNNVTLENKMNDKIKELTEKAKKGDTEAQAELGEIYLQGDGIKADYKKSMEWSKKAAENKNYRAMRNIGILYLEGLGVKKDYKKAFSSFSSSVDGGDAQGPRYLGIMSENGLGVKKSLDDAEFYYEIGDSSGDLVSSYKLGKLYEKVGDYAKSIEFYKKAEDRIDKTAAPMYEALGDLYANGKGVEKSTKEAREYYEKAIKSGSQEAKNKLVKLK
- a CDS encoding tetratricopeptide repeat protein, whose product is MLETLIFREIRYNENNKQLLKENLEKIKNNPDNVEVLKTLASIYHALKENNKAIEIYEKLVNLQPNEIEIRAFLGYLYYENEELDKAEENFNRALDVSTKDEPFILFLLGNIYSRKGKISEAVDCYDLAIFLDFDMYIAHIDFARKYEHMGRHKKALEEYKAAFRIDSRDEGLIEKIHYIEDKYGNVINKENKKINFKATNAEVI
- the trpS gene encoding tryptophan--tRNA ligase, translating into MRSLSGIQPSGILHIGNYFGAIKQFVKLQDKYEGFYFLANYHALTSSPKGEDLKSNTINVILDYLALGLDPKKSTLFLQSDVPEHTELSWILSNISPMGLLERAHSYKDKVAKGIKPNVGLFTYPILMAADILMYSPDIVPVGKDQKQHVEITRDIAIKFNETYGKEIFKLPKEKIVENVATVPGTDGDKMSKSYGNVINMFGSKKSLKKQIMNIVTDSTPLEEPKDPDNNITKLYALFATEAEVEALKEKFRAGNFGYGHAKNELFDKFMDYFTPFQKKREELENNMDYVYEILHEGAVKARSIATAKMDEVRDVVGLLKKNY
- a CDS encoding chromate transporter, whose product is MKVYLELFWIFFKIGAFTLGGGYAMVPLIQAEIVVKKKWIEEEEFIKLLALAQSSPGALAVNISVFVGYKMKKMLGVAVTVIASTLPSFIVILLIASLFSNIQDNIYVIKAFKAIRPMVVALIAASVYTIGKSAKINRKTLWIVILVAAMVVFLKFPPIAMIILGAVLGNVWMIWRGNK